The region TTTAGAAAACATCctaaatttgtgaaaaaaaattgatcttGTAACGTCCTATTTGTTCAACTGTGACTCATGCACAAATAATACACCTCATGAGTAAGCAGGAAGCAGAAGAATATGTGCAATCAGATGAACAAGCTGAGGCTTGAGATAATACTTAATAACAATTGGGCTCAGTGAGCCTCTAGTGCAATGCCTTCATCAAGAAGGACCAGTGGCAGCCAGGGGAAACAGACTCTAGACTCTAGTTATGTGATCAGTATAATTACCAGAACTCCAAACTGAGCTAGGGAGTATAGTCTTCCAATACCTCCTCAAGAATCTGGGGGCAGAGCAATAACTTTCTACCTGCATTCTGGgggtatatcatatttatttagcACTCTAGACATGATTTAGCCTCACAGAACTATTATATTTTGAGATGGAGTAATTTTTAAGTTATTCTAAGTAAAGAAACTATTCTTACTTGTGGTGTTGTTAGGGTTGTAGTGCTACTCATTGTGTCTTCCATTTGTTGTGTTTGAACATCCAGCGTTTCAAACTGGTGTTCAAATTTGTCCATCAAGGCAgatatctgttaaaaaaaaaaaaaaaggccataaGAAAAACTTACACTGAAAAGATGCTATCTGAACatcaaataattcttttttttttttttttttttttttttttttaccttttcaagGTTCATACTCCTCAATGTAGCATCCATAGACTTAACTACACCTGCCATGGACTTTGTTACCTATTTGAGGTATTAAAACAGATTTAGCATCTTATAATACAAGCAACTGCAAAATTTTTGTATTCTCTTAAATATATTACTTACAGATAACTGAAAAAACTTGTCTTTTTTCTAGCAATAAAAATACACTATTACGTATTTCTGGTTTAGTACTGTCTCATATCTTTGTCTCTTCAGTTCATTAGAAGACAACTAACTAGaccttagttaaaaaaaaaaaaaaaaaaaaaaaatccactgccAAAATCATTTTCCTCACTAAGCATTTTGACTGTGTCACTCCTGTCCATAAGGGCCTTTACCAGCACCCTGTAGCACCCTGTAACAGATTTAGATTCCTGACAACTCTCAATATTCTCATTAAACTTAAATCAAGAGTTCCTACTATTTTTAGATATTAGGTCTTACCTTGCCCATTGTTACTGCAGTTTGAACTCTGGCAGCCACAGCATCAACTCTAGCACTCATTCTCAAAAAATTGATTGCTTGGTTTTTCTGGCGGATTGCATTTTCAGCATGTATTCTTGCAACTTCTGTATTGCCTTTCTGAATGGCctgttttaaagagagaaaaagtaaatattggtgaaaacaaagagcagaagtacaaatattttaataagaagaaAACGACCTCAAATTAACCTATAATCTGTAAGAGCTTTTACAATTAGCTTTTTAGAAAATAGATATGCCCTAACTTGTTAGAATTTatagttctttaatttttaatcttatcATTAGAAAATATGTTCATTAATAGTTTAAGaagttagaatataaaaaataagtcaaaaaaaTTGCCCATAATCACATCACTGAGCCATTACCACTGTTAGTATTTTAGTGTACTTTACAGTATTACAAGTACATAAGCATATTTgctataatataaatatatttattatagaagTACATGCATAGAACATATGTTTTGGAACCTGTTTTCTCACATATCGAAACAAtctttttcagtaaaaaaaaaaaaatataaaactacctCATAATTTCTAATGGCtacattgtatggatgtaccattaACCAGGGTTTACTCCTTTAGTACAAACACTACTGATGGTATATAAAATGATTCTAGATGTTACACAGACATAAGTATCTTCTTTAATTACGCATgtatttaaatgtgtatatgaAAATGATGTAACTAGCACAAATCCATGCTTTTCCTGGTATAACAGCTTAGGTCAGGGCTACAGTtgagtcaatttaaaaaatattaatgctaaaatccaaaagactctgaatgataaatgctggcgaggttgtggaggaaaaggaactctcacacattgttggtgggactgtgaaatggtgcagcctctatggaaaatggtatggaggttcctcaaacaattgcagatagatctaccatatgacccagctatcccactgctgggaatatacccagaagaatggaaatcatcaagtcgaaggtatacctgttccccaatgttcatcgcagcactctttacaatagccaagagttggaaccagcccgaatgtccatcatcagatgaatagatacagaaaatgtggtatatctacacaatggaatactactctgctataaaaaagaatgaaatattgccatttgcaacgacatggatggacctagagagaattatattaagtgaaacaagtcaggcacagaaagagaaatatcacatgttctcacttatttgtgggagctaaaaataaataaattcccccccccacacacacacacaaaatggcgggggggaagaagaaataacaattgctattccttgaagttgatacgacaagcatacagaaaggacattgttgggagggaggggggagagggagggaagtttcagtaatgggccgcaataatcaaccacattgtatatcgacaaaataaaataaaatatatttttaaaaaatatattaataattaagaTGGTTCTCCAATACAGCAAAACCAAGAAGGTAGTACAGAAGTGACTGAAATTGAGAACAAGGATAAGATCCTTGATTGCTGGATATTTGTTTCCAATTCTTCACAAATAGCAATGTGATAACTTCACTAGTACATGCAACCTTATATGTTTTCTGAGTATTTTCATAAGACAAATTCCTAGATGCAGAATTACTGAATGCAGAGGTTtgcacaattttaattttttaaaaatttttactggaTATGActattcatggggcacaaagctgtcaccacttgtgcccaagatgtgatggcaagatccatactggcagcatgcccattaccacatattgcaattataccccatcTACCCCACCCGGTTATCCCCAACATCTCTCCCCATCCATGTTCCCCCACACTTCTTTGCAtacctaggtatgctctctccttctACAATCCAATGCgccactgtggactttctttccttccttcctttctcttttagctcccacttatgagtgaggacatgcagtatttttccatctgtgctttgcttatttcactcaagtttctccaagctcatccatcttgttgcgaatagcagaatttcatccttttttatggcagagtagtattccattgtgtatatataccacatttttcttatcccgtcgtccattgatggacatttaggttggttccaaatcttgcctgttgtaaacagagctgtgatgaacataggagtgcaggtatccttcgacatgatgatttctattcctttcagtacatacccagaagtgggattcctgcattgtatggaagatctatctgtagttgttagagaagcttccatactgttttccatagtggctgtaccaacttacagtcccatcaacagtgtaggagctttcccttctttccacatccttgccagcatttgctattttcttatGATTATAACCGGTctcactggggtgaggtgatatctaactgtagttttaatttgcatttccctgctgactggtgatgttgagcattttttcatgcacctgatggccatttgtatgtctttgaaaaatgtttattcacctcttttgcccatttctaaattcggttatttgtttttttactgtgtagttgcctgagttccttgtatattgtggatattaatcccccgttggatgcacagttagcaaaaattttctctgtaggttgttatttcactctgttgattgtttccgtTGCTGTGCAtaagtttttcagtttgatatagtgccatttgtttatttttttcttttcttgcttttgcttttgggctcttgttcataatggctgtaccgaGACCTAGTTCCTGacgtgtttcacctatattttcccttagtaatttttcagtttcaggtcttatacttaagtatacttaagtctttaatccattttgagttgattttagtatatggtgagaggtgcatgtctagtttcattcttctgcatatggatatccaattttcccagcaccacttactgaagaggcagtcttttctccaatgtagttttttgttgcctttgtctagtatcagatggctgtaagcctaaggggtaatttctgggttctctattctgctccattggtcagaatgtctatttttatgctagtaccatgctgttttggttcctatagctttgtagtataatttgaagtcaggtagtgttatgcctctggctttattttttttttggtcaggattgctttggctattcaggggcttttgttgttccatatgaatgttgagatattttttccttttctgtgaagaatgtcattggtattttcatggagattgcattgaatctgtagaccgcTTTTGGTAGTacaggcattttcacaatgttaattcttccaatccaagagcatggaatgttcttccatctttttgtgtctttaatttctttgcgtagtggtttatagttctcattgtagagatctttcacctccttggttaaactgattcctaggtattttattttttgtgtgactgttgtaaatgggcttactctcttgatttctgttagctcattattggagaatataaatgcaactgatttgggggcatttattttgtatcctgtaatattactgaagttattatccagctctaggagttttttgatagaatcttaggtttttctatatatagtgtcatgtcatctgcaaatggggacagtttgacttaatcttttccaatctggatgcccttgatttctttctcttgcctgactgctgtGGCTAGTACccccagtactatgttaaatagaagtggtgagagtgggcatccttgtcttcttcctgttcttaagggaaaagccttcaggtttttcccattcagaatgatactggcagtagGGCCTCTCATgcttggcttttattgtgttgagacacttaccttctatacctaatttgttgagagtctccatcatgaagggatgttgaattttgtgaaatgcttttccagcatctattgagatagtcacatggtttttgtccttgagtttattgatgttatgtaccatatttattgacttttgtatgttgaaatatccttgcatccctgggatgaatcccaattgatcatggtgtataacttttttgatgtgttgctgtattctgattgctaatattttgttgaggatttctccATCTGTGTTCACCAAGCATATTGTATggtattttttgttgtgtctttatctagttttagtatcagagttatgttgaccttgtagaatgagtttgggagaatggcttgtttcaattttttgtaactGAGGAGAATTGCTggtaattcctctttaaaggtttgatagaattcagctgtaaagccatccggacctgggcttttctttgttgga is a window of Cynocephalus volans isolate mCynVol1 chromosome X, mCynVol1.pri, whole genome shotgun sequence DNA encoding:
- the LOC134367425 gene encoding charged multivesicular body protein 1B2, with the translated sequence MSNMEKHLFNLKFAAKELNRNAKRCDKEEKAEKDKIKKAIQKGNTEVARIHAENAIRQKNQAINFLRMSARVDAVAARVQTAVTMGKVTKSMAGVVKSMDATLRSMNLEKISALMDKFEHQFETLDVQTQQMEDTMSSTTTLTTPQNQVDMLLQEMADEAGLDLNMELPQGQTGSVGTSVASMEQDELSQRLARLRDQV